The Cynocephalus volans isolate mCynVol1 chromosome 1, mCynVol1.pri, whole genome shotgun sequence region ccgcccccgggCACCCGGACCGGTCCTGGGAACGCCGGGGCAGGCGAGGGGTCCGGCCGCCGCCCCCGCCGTCAGCGCAGCCCGGGCGAGGGGGCGTCCCCGGCCTCGGCCTCCCCGCCCGCACGGCAGCCGCGTCCCGGGCGCCCGCCGCCCCGCACACCTGCCGGCTCGGCCCGCGCTGCGGCGCCCCCGAGGCCGGTCGGCCCCGTTCGGGTGCAGGGACCGGGCTCCCGGCCGCCGCCGGCTCTCACCGTAATGCTCTGGAAGACGCCCCCGGCCGTGGCTGCCCAGACGTATTTGGCGTCGCAGTAGCCGACAATGGCGGCCTCCTGGCAGCAGCCATCGCACATCAGGTTATCCACGTAGCTCTGCCACCCGGCCATCTTCGAGCCCTTCGCACTGCAGCGGGGACGGCGAGGAGCAGcaggcgcggcggcggcgggcggcggcggcgcggggggAGGCGGGGCGGAGGCGGGAGGAGGCGGCTCTGCGCAGGCACCGACCGCCCCCCTCCCCGGGAGCTGTGGAGGGAGGACGTGGGCACGGCGGCAACACGAGCCGCGGAACGCTCCCGGTCtggccgcccgccgcccgccgccgcgGGGCTGACAAACAGCAGCTCGACGTTGCAGTGGTGCCGGCGGCGGCTCCTCACCGCGGCAACCTCGGTTCTCCGCGGCCGCGGCGGaacgtgcgcgcgcgcgcgcgtgcgtgcgatCCTTCCGCGGCGCCGACATGGAGGGTCCCGGCAGGGCGGGGGGACAGAGGCGGGGGCGCGGAGGGATACCGCTCCGGGACAATCACGGCCTCCACGTGCGGGAGGCGCGGGCGGgcgcagccgcggggcgtcggggGGTCGCGGAGCGTCAGGCCGGGGCCCGCGGAGAGGGCGTCTCTTGCGTCGCACTGGGCACCCCAGGGACAGCGGTGAAGCCACGGAGTCCCCGCGGCTGGCCGTGATGCGCTTCTCTTCTGCGCCCGTTGGTCGGGATGTGGAATCTTGAAACTCGGTGTCGGATTGCAGAGTTGCCCTGGTGACGGGATACGGAGCGTTCACTCTTTGTGGTGGGGGCGGCTGGTGGCAGGGTGCCCACGCTCACCTCAGGCATCTCCAGTGGGACCCTCCTTGCTGCGGCACTGCTGCCATCGGTCATAAAAGCATCCCAGCGGCGCACTCCGGCGACCTGCAATCAGAGCAGCTGTCCTTGCTCTCAAGGATGTTGCTGAGCTTTGACCATCTGTAATTGTCGCCTCATTCGGATACCAGGGGACTCGCATTCTGTGCATTCTCTGCCAGGACGAGCCCCTTAATGTTGCTAATCGCGTGTGTGGCTAAATTGCTCGTAAATTCCGAGCAAAACCAATAGTGGCCTATGTTGATTATTTGTTAATATAATTGGGAAAGTTACTGGTGAGTCGAAGAAATCGCTgaaaattcaaagaataaaaatctagGAAAGGCTTTACTAAATGGGCACCAACAACATTTCTGGTCTCTAcggataaaaaaaattttggaactCAGATCTGGGAAAGGCTTGTATTTACAAGGTGAAGTGGGGGTAGAGTCCCGGTGAACCGTATTGTCTTTAGTAACCTCTGGGTGACCTCCCATAACAACGACTTCAATTTTAAGTTAACGAAAACGATCTGCCAACGAAGGGAAAGAAGAGAGCGCCCGAAATGTTGAAAAGTTGACTGTCAACTTTAAAGTTACCGTGCGAGGTCACAACTTGAGCGTTATAGAGATGTAGctctctgggggaggggacaggaaggtTGCTAAACAGTCTACATCACTGGTTCtgaagttttatatttcttctgctgtttcctttggaaaaaaagaaagtttagcgactgcaggaaataaaaaatacatgaggAGAACCTCCAAGCCAGGGACCTATCAGATTGGGACAGTGTATTTTCTCATGTTCTGAAGACACAGATTACCTACCTGTGTGGTAtgaaatggaagccaaaaattgtttcatttttgcaAGTGTGCCTCCCACCTGATCTAGTTACACTTACTTGTTTACCACTCCACCTTTTTGTGGTGATTGTTGATGCTTTTAATCCTTTAGTTTTAGAAGTTTATCACCTTAAAAGTTAATGGGAGTGCTGATAACACGGATATGCCCACTTTGTGAGAATTCATCAAGCCGTACGTTTATGATTTGTGCCCTTCACTGTGTGTATGTTACTCAATAAGTTTAAACAGTGAACATAAAAGGTAATGATAGAAGAGATAAATAAAGTGATCATAACTTAAAGTATATTGAAATTGAGTTTCGTTTATTAATCTCTTTagtgtttttattgaaacaattgataatacatatttgtggagtacaaaattgaatatcaataactgtgtacaatatgtgatgatcaaatcaggttaactggtaattcatcattacaaaatgtgatcTTTCTTTGTGACCATTAACCTATTTCTCACTAAACCCTCTTCTTCTCCCctatctctagtaaccacaattctgtcctctcctttttaaacttcaatgtattattgtaatttttctttctttctttctttccatttgtttatttagttttttgagctcccacttatgagtgaggacatgtggtatttctctttctgtgcctggcttatttcacttaacataattttctccaagctcatgcatgttaccgcaaatggcagaatttcgttctttttgtggctgagtagtattccattgtgtatatataccacgttatCCTTatctgattccatatcttggctattgaaaatagagctgtgataaatatggtaGTGCAGGGACCCCCCGGACATGATGGCTtgctttcctttgggtatatacccagtagtgggattgctggactgtattacagttctacctgtagtttgagaaacttacagttttctgtaatggctatagtaatttacagtctcaccaaaaGAGTAGAGAGagtcagcatttgtcattctcagtctttttgataatcgCCAGTTTAAATGAGGTGAGATAATATCTTGATGTGGTTctggttttcatttccctgatgctgagtgatgttgagcattttttcatgtacttgttagccatttgtcTATTTggtgcctttgcccattttttgattggattatttgatttttttactggtgaattgtttgaattccttgtgtattccggatattaatcccttgttggatgtatagtttgcaaatgttttctcccattctgtaggttttcttttcactctgttgtttcctttgctgtgcagaagctttttagtttcgtttaaccccatttgtttatttgtcatttttgttgcctgtgcttttgagctCTTATTCATGacgtcttttcccagtcctacatcctgcagtgttttccctatgttttcttctaggagttttatagttttacgtattctaagtctttaatccattctgagttgattttggtaaatggcaagaggtacaggtctagtttcattcttctacacatagataaccagttttcccagcaccatttactgaagagactgtcctttccccaatgtatgttctgtTTTCAGAACTATGATAAAGTAATCCTGTGCCTGTTTTCTTTAAAGCCAGTTTCCTAGTGTCCTGCCTTATTGTTTATATTTCATCTAAATATTGCTTACAGTACATGTTTCAAAAAGTAGAAGTAGAATGCTGAgttttaggaataaaaatataagttaacTTAAGTCCAAAGGAGTATCAATATAAGAAAAACTTgcatttttctctactttttt contains the following coding sequences:
- the PFN2 gene encoding profilin-2 isoform X2, producing MSAPRKDRTHARARARSAAAAENRGCRGEEPPPAPLQRRAAVCQPRGGGRRAARPGAFRGSCCRRAHVLPPQLPGRGAVGACAEPPPPASAPPPPAPPPPAAAAPAAPRRPRCSAKGSKMAGWQSYVDNLMCDGCCQEAAIVGYCDAKYVWAATAGGVFQSITPIEIDMIVGKDREGFFTNGLTLGAKKCSVIRDSLYVDGDCTMDIRTKSQGGEPTYNVAVGRAGRALVIVMGKEGVHGGTLNKKAYELALYLRRSDV
- the PFN2 gene encoding profilin-2 isoform X1, producing MSAPRKDRTHARARARSAAAAENRGCRGEEPPPAPLQRRAAVCQPRGGGRRAARPGAFRGSCCRRAHVLPPQLPGRGAVGACAEPPPPASAPPPPAPPPPAAAAPAAPRRPRCSAKGSKMAGWQSYVDNLMCDGCCQEAAIVGYCDAKYVWAATAGGVFQSITPIEIDMIVGKDREGFFTNGLTLGAKKCSVIRDSLYVDGDCTMDIRTKSQGGEPTYNVAVGRAGRVLVFVMGKEGVHGGGLNKKAYSMAKYLRDSGF